A portion of the Edaphobacter bradus genome contains these proteins:
- a CDS encoding CPBP family intramembrane glutamic endopeptidase: MPSHIVTPATVIAALLTLIPFLWAIFFPTHLTNRAQSLHIAARLLCPAVLCTPYALVALSFHILHLHWLALYALLPVAVATLLWRANLSDPYQNGNWRDYLVLLVLGLAVDLRWLEPAWPAHLAIFSKLLLLDAGLYGFLAIRQLNGAGIDLRLRWQDLRTGLREFAFYAPIAVALGLSLGFLHLHPAWPKPLQFVAAPLFTFFFIAVPEEVFFRGWLQNLLERRLGRHTALLLTAVIFGFTHFNKRALHFNWRYVLLATLAGIFYGRAWRSQRRVAASAITHTAVDAVWSLWLR; this comes from the coding sequence TCCTCACTCTCATACCCTTCCTCTGGGCGATCTTCTTTCCCACCCACCTCACAAATCGCGCCCAGTCCCTACACATCGCAGCGCGACTCCTCTGTCCCGCCGTCCTCTGCACTCCCTACGCTTTAGTCGCGCTCTCCTTCCACATTCTCCACCTGCACTGGCTCGCCCTCTACGCCCTACTCCCGGTAGCCGTCGCAACTCTCCTCTGGAGGGCGAACCTTAGCGACCCCTACCAGAACGGCAACTGGCGCGATTATCTCGTCCTTCTCGTCCTCGGCCTGGCCGTAGACCTTCGCTGGCTCGAACCAGCATGGCCCGCCCACCTCGCCATCTTCAGCAAACTTCTCCTGCTCGACGCCGGACTCTACGGCTTCCTCGCCATTCGCCAGCTCAACGGAGCAGGCATCGACCTCCGTCTGCGCTGGCAAGACCTCCGAACCGGCCTGCGCGAGTTCGCCTTTTACGCGCCAATCGCCGTCGCCCTCGGCCTCTCGCTCGGATTTCTCCACCTTCACCCTGCCTGGCCAAAGCCGCTGCAGTTCGTCGCCGCACCGCTCTTCACGTTCTTCTTCATAGCCGTCCCCGAGGAGGTTTTCTTCCGCGGCTGGCTCCAGAACCTCCTCGAGCGCCGCCTCGGCCGCCACACCGCACTCCTCCTCACCGCAGTCATCTTTGGCTTCACGCACTTCAACAAGCGCGCTCTCCACTTCAACTGGCGCTATGTCCTCCTCGCCACTCTTGCCGGGATCTTCTACGGCCGCGCCTGGCGCAGCCAACGCCGTGTCGCAGCCTCCGCCATCACCCATACCGCCGTAGACGCCGTATGGTCACTCTGGCTGCGATAG